A stretch of the Bacillus sp. B-jedd genome encodes the following:
- a CDS encoding sporulation protein, which translates to MSFFNKFLASVGIGSTKVDTKLEKDTFAPGDTVSGVVEVSGGSVDQEVDAIYLSLNTVYLKESDDRKYSVNTAIERIKITEPFRILAGEKKQIPFSWKLPWDTPISIGRSKVWISTGLDIKNAVDPTDTDYIRIVPTEGMASILKAVEELGFRLREADCEQASYRIRRRLPFVQEFEYVPVSGLFRSKLDELEVVMFPSASGETEVLMQVDRRARGISGLLSEALSTDESNVKVLVTTSDQKIVKQQLKEVIERYS; encoded by the coding sequence ATGTCTTTTTTTAACAAGTTTTTAGCGAGTGTTGGTATAGGAAGCACAAAAGTCGATACGAAGCTGGAGAAGGATACATTTGCCCCAGGAGATACCGTTTCAGGGGTTGTTGAAGTATCCGGCGGCAGTGTTGACCAGGAAGTGGATGCTATTTATTTAAGCCTCAATACAGTCTACCTGAAAGAGTCTGATGACCGGAAGTATAGTGTCAACACAGCGATTGAAAGGATTAAAATTACCGAGCCTTTCAGAATTCTCGCTGGGGAAAAGAAGCAAATTCCGTTTTCCTGGAAATTGCCTTGGGATACCCCAATCTCAATAGGGAGATCAAAAGTATGGATTTCAACAGGGCTTGATATAAAAAACGCGGTAGATCCTACCGACACTGATTATATTCGAATCGTACCGACAGAAGGAATGGCTTCTATTTTAAAGGCGGTGGAGGAACTGGGTTTCCGCCTCAGGGAAGCAGATTGTGAACAGGCGTCATATAGAATCAGGCGCAGGCTACCGTTTGTTCAGGAATTCGAATATGTGCCGGTTTCAGGATTGTTCAGAAGCAAACTGGATGAACTGGAAGTCGTCATGTTTCCTTCGGCGAGTGGAGAAACAGAAGTTCTTATGCAAGTCGACAGGCGTGCCCGGGGTATAAGCGGGCTGTTATCCGAAGCGCTGTCGACCGATGAATCCAATGTGAAAGTACTCGTAACGACAAGTGATCAAAAAATTGTCAAACAGCAATTGAAAGAAGTTATTGAACGATACTCCTAA
- a CDS encoding YozD family protein, with amino-acid sequence MKEIEVIIDTEEIAEFFFHELTKRGYVPTENELEELADITFDYLLDKCIIDEES; translated from the coding sequence ATGAAAGAAATTGAAGTCATTATAGATACCGAGGAAATAGCAGAGTTTTTCTTTCATGAGCTTACCAAAAGAGGCTATGTGCCAACAGAAAATGAGCTTGAGGAACTAGCCGATATAACCTTTGATTACCTCCTTGACAAATGCATTATTGACGAGGAAAGCTGA
- a CDS encoding YozE family protein, translating into MRKSFYHFLMKYRHPKPPDEISHFANAAFHDHGFPKTSEDYEEISLYLELNADYMKSMAVFDEAW; encoded by the coding sequence ATGAGGAAATCATTCTATCATTTCCTTATGAAATACAGGCATCCGAAACCTCCAGATGAAATCAGCCATTTTGCAAATGCGGCTTTCCATGATCACGGGTTTCCCAAAACCTCGGAGGATTACGAAGAAATCAGCCTTTATTTGGAATTAAATGCGGATTATATGAAATCGATGGCTGTCTTCGATGAAGCCTGGTAA
- a CDS encoding SGNH/GDSL hydrolase family protein: protein MKKPFPKILYGGLAGVIVLFLFINQFTFAKGSRPATEGFFNKLNNGENYNYLVIGDSIGRGSGAEARNGTWFSQFERRLKDIYGSGGSRFSIVQSGATAFEGIMKYGQEKPNVQVDLVIIVFGENDRKYMDAGQFAFFYEKLIRQVKLDHPTAALFTFTESCLKNEDFAKVIQDVSARYGAANIDMRIPFAASSLTAAQLTKDGIHPNQQGYQLYAEEILKTVTRLEMEKDHPPLPLPAPMHEGLANDYVVNANPSAMKGFSKKGKGFFANEKGAFLEFSFTGTMVGYKLDRVPAGALIDVFIDGKPAGSLTTWWPFKKERTIYVASSLKDGSHLIRFVHSGKATHPSDSGIAPSIFIKGIITEKSD, encoded by the coding sequence ATGAAGAAGCCATTTCCTAAAATTCTATACGGCGGCTTAGCAGGTGTCATAGTTCTGTTTCTTTTCATCAACCAATTTACTTTTGCTAAAGGCAGCCGGCCTGCAACCGAGGGGTTTTTTAATAAGCTGAATAATGGGGAGAATTACAATTATCTTGTCATTGGCGACAGTATTGGCAGGGGGTCCGGCGCTGAAGCGAGAAATGGAACTTGGTTTTCCCAGTTTGAAAGACGATTAAAAGATATTTATGGTTCTGGAGGAAGCCGCTTCAGTATTGTTCAGAGCGGTGCTACCGCTTTTGAAGGCATCATGAAATATGGGCAGGAAAAACCGAATGTTCAAGTCGATCTTGTCATTATTGTATTCGGTGAGAACGATCGAAAATATATGGACGCCGGACAATTTGCTTTCTTTTACGAAAAATTGATCAGGCAGGTAAAGCTGGACCATCCCACAGCGGCGCTTTTCACCTTTACTGAAAGCTGCCTGAAGAATGAAGATTTTGCTAAGGTAATTCAAGATGTTTCAGCGCGCTACGGTGCTGCCAATATTGATATGAGAATACCTTTTGCGGCCTCAAGCCTCACAGCAGCGCAGCTGACGAAGGATGGCATCCATCCAAACCAGCAAGGTTATCAATTATATGCCGAAGAAATTTTGAAAACAGTGACCAGGCTCGAAATGGAAAAGGATCATCCTCCTCTGCCATTACCTGCCCCGATGCATGAAGGGCTTGCCAACGATTACGTGGTCAACGCCAATCCCTCGGCGATGAAAGGCTTTTCGAAGAAAGGCAAGGGCTTTTTTGCGAATGAAAAAGGGGCTTTCCTCGAATTCAGCTTTACAGGGACAATGGTCGGTTATAAATTGGACCGTGTGCCAGCCGGAGCGCTGATTGATGTTTTTATAGATGGCAAGCCGGCCGGGTCTCTGACAACCTGGTGGCCATTTAAGAAGGAAAGGACCATTTATGTCGCTTCTTCCCTTAAGGATGGCTCACATTTGATCAGATTCGTGCATAGCGGAAAGGCGACTCATCCATCCGACAGCGGCATAGCACCTTCCATTTTCATCAAGGGCATCATCACCGAGAAATCTGATTAA
- a CDS encoding DUF502 domain-containing protein, which yields MKSLLRNFINGIITIVPIIIVIYVIYKTFVFLDSLLGNVLRPFMKNDYIPGIGLLLTIVLITFLGYLSTKYITGKLIELIDRLLEKIPVVKTVYSVIKDTVQSFLGEKKSFSKVALVTIPGTEMRSLGFITSENLDVFYSPLKDSVAVYVPQTFQVAGFTFLIPKDQLEIIDVKPEEAMKFILSGGMANKGNQPLKGK from the coding sequence ATGAAGTCACTGTTGAGAAATTTTATTAATGGGATTATCACCATCGTCCCTATCATCATTGTTATTTATGTCATTTATAAAACCTTCGTCTTCCTGGACAGCCTGCTTGGCAATGTCCTTAGGCCGTTTATGAAGAACGATTATATTCCGGGAATCGGACTGCTTCTGACCATCGTCCTAATTACATTTCTAGGTTATCTCTCGACAAAGTATATTACCGGGAAACTGATCGAGCTGATTGATCGGCTGCTTGAGAAGATTCCTGTTGTTAAAACGGTCTACTCTGTGATCAAGGATACGGTCCAATCGTTTTTGGGGGAGAAAAAATCTTTTTCAAAAGTGGCTCTCGTTACGATTCCGGGGACAGAGATGAGAAGCCTTGGTTTCATCACCTCGGAAAACCTTGATGTTTTTTATAGTCCTTTAAAGGATAGTGTGGCGGTTTATGTACCTCAGACGTTTCAGGTCGCCGGATTCACTTTCCTGATTCCCAAAGACCAGCTGGAAATCATCGATGTGAAGCCGGAAGAGGCGATGAAATTCATCCTGTCCGGAGGAATGGCGAATAAAGGGAATCAGCCCCTAAAGGGAAAATAA
- a CDS encoding PTS sugar transporter subunit IIA, translated as MFKNLFGKKEEVKEVELVAPLTGMATQLENVDDPVFAQKMMGDGLAIEPSEGVVVAPVDGEIIQVFPTKHAVGIKAENGAEILIHIGLETVGMKGEGFTAHVMEGDKIRKGDKLVTFDMSMVTEKAKSTVTPLIITNSDAMEVEVLASGNVERGTTPFLKVTAK; from the coding sequence ATTTTCAAAAATTTGTTTGGTAAGAAGGAAGAAGTGAAAGAGGTAGAATTGGTCGCGCCTTTGACAGGAATGGCGACACAGCTGGAGAATGTTGACGATCCGGTATTTGCCCAAAAAATGATGGGGGATGGCCTTGCAATTGAACCTTCTGAAGGTGTCGTTGTAGCCCCTGTGGATGGAGAGATCATTCAAGTCTTTCCTACGAAACATGCTGTTGGCATCAAAGCGGAGAACGGGGCGGAAATCCTCATTCATATCGGACTCGAAACAGTCGGTATGAAAGGCGAAGGCTTTACAGCGCATGTCATGGAAGGGGACAAAATCAGGAAAGGTGACAAGCTTGTGACGTTTGATATGTCGATGGTCACAGAAAAAGCGAAAAGCACCGTGACGCCACTGATTATTACAAACAGCGACGCGATGGAAGTTGAAGTGCTCGCTTCCGGAAATGTCGAAAGAGGCACAACACCGTTTTTAAAAGTCACCGCGAAATAA
- the rsgA gene encoding ribosome small subunit-dependent GTPase A, with amino-acid sequence MIGLKEEMNSELSKFPGKDYILGRVALEHKHMYRVWTEELELLCEVSGKLAFSASSREDFPAVGDWVVLSARGAEGKGTIHGIIPRFSKFSRKAAGETAEEQIVAANIDTVFLVNSLNDDLNLRRIERYLLLAWESGANPVIILSKADLCGDVARKVSEVETVAPGVPIIAVSAEMNEGLEKLKPYLEPGKTVALLGSSGVGKSTLTNTLLGENKQEVKQIREDDDKGRHTTTHRELILLPNGAVLIDTPGMRELQLWESQDGLSEAFGDIEEFSASCRFRDCSHADEPGCAVQEAIEDGTLAEGRLANYNKLQRELAYIERKADKRAQSEEKKQWKSIHKQMRKIKK; translated from the coding sequence ATGATTGGTCTAAAGGAAGAAATGAATAGTGAACTGTCAAAGTTTCCGGGAAAGGATTATATTCTTGGAAGGGTGGCGCTTGAACATAAACATATGTATAGAGTATGGACCGAGGAACTGGAATTACTTTGCGAAGTATCCGGAAAACTTGCTTTTTCCGCCAGCAGCAGAGAAGATTTTCCGGCCGTAGGGGATTGGGTCGTCCTATCGGCGAGAGGAGCTGAAGGAAAGGGAACCATTCATGGTATCATACCGAGGTTCAGCAAATTTTCAAGGAAAGCTGCGGGTGAGACAGCAGAGGAGCAAATTGTCGCGGCCAATATTGATACTGTATTCCTCGTAAACAGCCTAAATGACGATTTAAATTTACGCCGGATTGAGCGTTATTTATTGCTTGCCTGGGAAAGTGGAGCGAACCCGGTCATCATTTTGAGCAAAGCAGACCTTTGCGGAGATGTTGCCAGAAAAGTTTCCGAAGTGGAAACAGTGGCACCAGGCGTACCGATTATTGCCGTCAGCGCAGAAATGAATGAAGGGCTTGAAAAGCTGAAACCTTATCTGGAGCCGGGAAAAACTGTCGCGCTTCTTGGGTCGTCAGGAGTTGGTAAATCCACCTTGACCAATACACTGCTTGGAGAAAACAAACAGGAAGTTAAACAAATCCGTGAAGATGATGACAAGGGCCGCCATACAACAACTCACCGTGAATTGATCCTTTTGCCGAACGGGGCTGTATTGATTGATACGCCGGGAATGCGTGAGCTTCAGCTTTGGGAAAGCCAGGATGGACTGTCGGAAGCTTTCGGGGATATTGAGGAATTCTCGGCTTCGTGCCGATTCCGTGATTGCAGCCATGCGGATGAGCCAGGCTGTGCCGTCCAGGAAGCGATTGAAGATGGAACATTGGCAGAGGGTCGGCTTGCAAACTATAATAAGCTTCAACGTGAACTAGCTTACATTGAACGGAAAGCAGATAAGCGGGCTCAGTCCGAGGAGAAAAAGCAATGGAAATCGATCCACAAGCAGATGAGAAAGATTAAAAAGTAA
- a CDS encoding DUF4397 domain-containing protein translates to MNTQITPVDCLYGVDSLKGTGWIFHCHPSLGKIDVFINGLRIFKGLTYKLLSAPAAFPLGRCQIDLYKNGQLLTSAVMNILSEEKLFIAVTGVGKKIDIRKYNFDFSVPTGEAAARFLHLAPRLGTVDLSVHKGDVIFPSVNYLSATPFLPLSPVTFNLEARKAGTKDILLPMHQCSFNESTAYFLCLIDDGQKFEKAAIKLK, encoded by the coding sequence ATGAACACGCAAATTACACCGGTAGATTGTTTATATGGGGTGGATTCCTTAAAAGGAACCGGATGGATTTTTCATTGCCATCCCTCACTTGGCAAAATCGACGTTTTTATAAACGGGCTGCGAATTTTCAAGGGGCTAACTTACAAGCTCCTAAGTGCCCCAGCTGCATTCCCGCTTGGAAGATGCCAAATTGACCTATATAAGAATGGCCAATTGCTCACCTCGGCAGTGATGAATATCCTTAGTGAAGAAAAGCTTTTCATAGCGGTTACCGGTGTCGGCAAAAAAATCGATATCAGAAAATACAATTTTGATTTTTCCGTGCCGACAGGAGAAGCCGCGGCCCGTTTTCTTCACCTCGCCCCAAGGCTTGGGACAGTTGATCTATCAGTCCATAAGGGAGATGTCATCTTCCCTTCCGTAAACTACTTGTCAGCCACTCCCTTCCTTCCCCTTTCGCCCGTGACCTTCAATCTGGAAGCAAGAAAAGCCGGAACGAAGGATATACTCCTGCCAATGCATCAATGTTCTTTTAATGAAAGTACTGCTTATTTCCTTTGCTTGATAGATGATGGGCAAAAATTCGAAAAAGCGGCCATAAAATTAAAATGA
- a CDS encoding YpmS family protein, whose translation MKNRWKAAFFILLGVVVAALATLIILAAIPPDGSKQKRIGVKEDGRVAFNIRTNKDDVNKLVNYYLEKEVSENPVNYRVEVKDEVELYGTVPFFSQELNMKLTFVPEAQKNGDLLLRQKSISVGQLHLPVPYVLDFIRKNYELPRGVEILPDERQIYIHMDKLKLKSDAKLKANSFDLEKDNISFTLLVPVK comes from the coding sequence ATGAAAAACCGTTGGAAAGCAGCATTTTTTATCTTATTGGGAGTTGTAGTCGCCGCTCTTGCGACGCTGATCATCCTGGCGGCCATTCCACCTGATGGATCCAAGCAGAAAAGAATTGGAGTGAAGGAAGACGGGCGGGTTGCCTTTAATATTCGGACGAATAAGGATGATGTCAATAAACTCGTCAATTATTATTTGGAAAAGGAAGTTTCCGAAAACCCGGTCAATTACCGTGTCGAGGTGAAGGATGAGGTAGAACTGTATGGTACGGTGCCATTCTTCAGCCAGGAGTTAAATATGAAATTGACTTTTGTTCCGGAAGCCCAGAAAAACGGCGATTTGCTACTGAGGCAGAAATCGATCTCTGTCGGCCAGCTGCATTTGCCTGTGCCATATGTCCTAGATTTCATCCGCAAGAATTATGAATTGCCAAGAGGGGTAGAAATCCTTCCGGACGAACGGCAAATTTATATTCATATGGATAAGCTTAAGCTGAAAAGTGACGCAAAGCTAAAAGCGAATTCTTTTGACTTGGAAAAGGATAATATCTCATTTACACTACTTGTCCCAGTAAAATAA
- a CDS encoding SGNH/GDSL hydrolase family protein, with amino-acid sequence MWKKIALLLSATVLLVSCQPKKPESQPAKKTKVEEAKSIPVDFLPRDLTVTALGDSLTEGIGDSTDTGGYLRYLEAEFEKEKGIENAVVNNFGKKGTRSDQLLNRLKNKEVVSAIEQSDMVLITIGGNDVMKVARQNILNMQYERFAKEKEFYSARLEKIMALIKKENPEAVIVLIGIYNPFLQWFPDVEELDQIVSDWNEAGRSVIAQFPDAYFVNIDDIFTDLQVNLLFDDQFHPNDKGYQLIAERVYKTLGEEALPAVAGYTHAEGDKENRE; translated from the coding sequence ATGTGGAAAAAGATCGCATTGCTTTTAAGCGCCACGGTGCTTCTTGTATCGTGCCAGCCAAAGAAACCGGAGAGCCAGCCGGCAAAAAAAACAAAAGTGGAAGAAGCGAAGTCCATTCCTGTGGATTTCTTGCCGCGTGATCTTACTGTGACGGCACTCGGTGACTCCCTTACAGAGGGAATTGGCGATAGTACCGACACAGGCGGATACTTGCGATACCTGGAAGCAGAATTTGAAAAGGAAAAAGGCATTGAAAATGCGGTAGTAAATAATTTTGGCAAAAAAGGAACAAGGAGCGACCAGCTCTTAAACCGCCTCAAAAACAAGGAGGTTGTTTCTGCTATAGAACAATCGGACATGGTACTCATCACGATTGGCGGAAACGATGTCATGAAGGTCGCAAGGCAGAATATCCTTAATATGCAATACGAGCGTTTTGCAAAAGAAAAAGAATTCTATAGTGCCAGACTTGAAAAAATCATGGCGTTAATAAAGAAGGAAAATCCGGAAGCAGTGATTGTCCTCATTGGCATTTACAACCCATTCCTGCAATGGTTTCCCGATGTGGAGGAGCTTGACCAGATTGTATCCGACTGGAATGAAGCCGGAAGATCGGTGATTGCTCAATTCCCAGATGCTTATTTCGTTAACATAGATGATATTTTTACTGACCTGCAGGTGAATTTGCTGTTTGATGACCAGTTTCATCCCAACGATAAAGGGTATCAATTAATTGCAGAACGAGTATATAAAACACTTGGAGAAGAAGCCCTGCCGGCGGTTGCGGGATATACGCACGCGGAGGGTGATAAGGAGAATCGAGAATGA
- a CDS encoding SCO family protein — MKALLLAMAAVVLVLSACGPKEIKGAKNWPVEDFTFTNQDNKQFGLKDLEGKVWMADFIFTNCETVCPPMTANMAEIQEMAAEEGIKNIEFVSFSVDPEGDTPEALKEYGTKFDADLKNWNFLTGYEQEEIEEFAVKYFKTPVAMPKEGDQVVHGTSFFLVGKDGKIKTYYSGVSNVPYDDIIKDIKTLQ; from the coding sequence ATCAAAGCGTTACTTTTGGCCATGGCAGCAGTCGTACTTGTCCTTTCAGCTTGCGGGCCTAAAGAGATAAAGGGTGCCAAAAATTGGCCAGTAGAAGACTTTACATTCACGAACCAGGATAATAAGCAATTCGGCTTAAAGGATCTCGAAGGCAAGGTCTGGATGGCTGACTTCATCTTTACAAACTGCGAAACCGTCTGCCCGCCGATGACAGCCAATATGGCGGAAATCCAGGAAATGGCTGCTGAAGAAGGAATTAAAAACATTGAATTTGTTTCTTTTAGTGTCGATCCTGAAGGGGATACACCGGAAGCCCTCAAAGAATATGGGACCAAATTCGATGCCGACCTTAAAAATTGGAACTTCCTGACCGGGTATGAACAGGAAGAGATTGAAGAATTCGCAGTCAAGTACTTTAAAACTCCTGTAGCCATGCCGAAAGAAGGCGACCAGGTGGTCCATGGAACAAGTTTCTTCCTCGTAGGCAAGGATGGCAAGATCAAGACGTACTATTCCGGGGTTAGCAATGTTCCTTATGATGATATCATCAAAGATATCAAAACCCTCCAATAG
- a CDS encoding DegV family protein — translation MAKIKIVTDSTSDMPKELIEKYGIEIVPLSITVGGETYTDGVDISPVQFLGKMKQTPELPKSSQPSTGAFLEVYDRLGNEGYDVLSIHMTGKMSGTVRSAESAAQMTAAKVTVVDSKFISKALGFQVKEAAIMANEGKSMDEILARLKAIQENSRLYIMVDTLENLVKGGRIGKGRAFLGSLLNIKPIASLEGAEYNPVTKVRSHTQVVKFLAKQFAEDVAGKTIKGVGIAHAGAIDLAEKIKENIYELTGYEGVETDYTNSTVSTHTGPGAIALMYYFE, via the coding sequence TTGGCAAAAATTAAAATTGTAACTGATTCGACTTCGGACATGCCGAAAGAATTGATAGAAAAATACGGCATCGAAATCGTGCCGCTATCCATTACGGTCGGGGGAGAAACTTATACCGACGGGGTGGATATCAGTCCTGTGCAGTTTTTAGGAAAAATGAAACAAACTCCTGAGCTGCCGAAAAGCTCCCAGCCGTCAACCGGTGCTTTTCTCGAGGTATATGACAGACTTGGCAATGAAGGCTATGATGTATTGTCAATTCATATGACAGGAAAAATGAGCGGAACGGTGCGTTCAGCCGAAAGTGCGGCCCAGATGACAGCAGCGAAGGTAACAGTTGTTGATTCTAAATTCATTTCAAAGGCTCTCGGCTTTCAGGTTAAGGAAGCGGCCATCATGGCGAATGAAGGAAAATCCATGGACGAGATTCTTGCCCGCCTAAAAGCAATCCAGGAAAACTCAAGGCTATATATTATGGTCGATACCCTTGAAAACCTCGTCAAAGGCGGCAGGATCGGAAAAGGACGGGCCTTCCTCGGATCCTTATTAAACATTAAGCCAATCGCATCCCTTGAAGGGGCGGAGTACAATCCGGTCACAAAGGTGCGCAGCCATACTCAGGTTGTTAAATTCCTGGCAAAACAATTTGCAGAAGATGTAGCAGGAAAAACAATCAAGGGAGTCGGCATCGCCCATGCGGGTGCCATCGACCTCGCTGAAAAGATCAAAGAAAACATATATGAACTGACCGGCTACGAAGGCGTTGAAACGGATTATACCAATTCAACCGTCAGTACCCATACCGGACCCGGCGCAATAGCGCTCATGTATTATTTTGAATAA
- a CDS encoding YpmP family protein, translating to MLFKSLEFKNAVGQKVKVIDIPVLEEGNPYSFMIRFRLQTFMTSIYAEKQPKKCYSFREYLKRALKWPDYEQLYHTAELKNNA from the coding sequence TTGTTATTTAAAAGCCTGGAGTTCAAAAATGCTGTTGGACAGAAGGTTAAAGTAATCGATATTCCTGTATTGGAGGAAGGTAATCCTTATAGTTTCATGATCCGATTCCGTTTGCAAACATTCATGACTTCGATTTATGCTGAAAAGCAGCCCAAAAAGTGTTATTCCTTCCGGGAATACTTGAAGAGAGCCTTGAAATGGCCTGATTATGAACAGCTTTACCACACAGCGGAATTGAAAAATAACGCTTAA
- the hypE gene encoding hydrogenase expression/formation protein HypE yields MVKVISLAHGDGGELSHRLIRDVFAESFGHSGALFDSASLNLPGTRIAVTTDTFVIKPIFFPGGTIGKLAVAGTVNDLSVSGAKPLYLTCGFVIEEGFPLNDLKKIVADMKSEADDVGVKIIAGDTKVVERGSADGVYINTTGIGVYEEGRGCSYRFEAGDVVIVTGTVGDHGVAVLAARGDLGIEAHLVSDCASLDKMLSAVLEECGGVRIMRDPTRGGLATTLVEIAEDFSITIKLKEETIPVKDVVHGVCDLVGFDPLYLANEGKAIIIAAKDNAWQVLDIIRSFPEGGEAAIIGSIVGLERGQLLLETPLGSKRILNRLTGTMVPRIC; encoded by the coding sequence ATGGTAAAAGTGATCAGCCTTGCCCATGGCGACGGAGGTGAGTTGAGCCACAGGCTTATCCGTGATGTATTTGCGGAAAGCTTTGGCCATTCCGGAGCATTATTCGATTCTGCTTCTTTAAATCTGCCTGGAACCCGAATCGCTGTAACAACGGATACATTCGTGATAAAGCCTATTTTCTTCCCGGGCGGAACAATCGGGAAACTGGCAGTGGCGGGAACAGTCAATGACCTTTCTGTCAGCGGGGCAAAACCGCTCTATTTAACGTGTGGCTTTGTGATTGAAGAAGGATTTCCTCTAAATGACTTGAAAAAAATCGTTGCCGATATGAAATCGGAAGCAGACGACGTCGGTGTCAAGATTATCGCAGGGGATACAAAGGTTGTTGAGCGGGGCAGTGCAGATGGAGTGTATATCAATACGACCGGCATAGGGGTTTATGAAGAAGGCAGGGGCTGCAGTTATCGATTTGAAGCTGGGGATGTTGTAATTGTCACCGGGACGGTTGGTGATCATGGGGTTGCCGTACTAGCCGCCCGAGGTGATCTGGGGATAGAGGCTCATCTTGTTAGTGATTGCGCTTCGCTGGACAAAATGCTATCTGCTGTTTTGGAAGAATGTGGCGGCGTCCGCATTATGCGGGACCCTACCCGTGGGGGCCTTGCAACCACACTTGTGGAAATAGCTGAAGATTTTTCTATAACAATCAAGCTGAAGGAAGAAACGATTCCTGTAAAAGATGTCGTCCATGGTGTTTGTGACCTTGTCGGATTCGATCCTCTTTATCTCGCAAATGAAGGAAAAGCGATTATCATAGCTGCAAAAGATAATGCCTGGCAAGTGCTTGATATTATTCGTTCTTTTCCAGAGGGAGGTGAAGCGGCAATAATTGGCTCAATAGTGGGGCTGGAGCGAGGTCAGCTTCTGTTGGAAACGCCGTTAGGCTCTAAACGGATTCTCAACCGGCTGACAGGAACGATGGTTCCGAGGATATGTTAG
- the hypD gene encoding hydrogenase formation protein HypD: MLEILKQSNNPAICRPLVEAVLDKAKEFQQLYGRKPAFMEVCGSHTMSLARTGVKQRLKEAVNLISGPGCPVCVTDQKSIDAMIDLSEREDLIICTFGDMMRVPGTKRTLQDAKIAGKDIRILYSPIDAVRIAEENPEKEVVFLGVGFETTIPVLTLMVGEAEKRGVENFSIWMTTKLVEPILRALLDSGEVALDGFLLPGHVSIVLGEESYRYLAEDYDISGVIAGFETAELLHGIYKLIDLAIQNKKEIVNNHPAIVTKKGNVVAQQWMDKYLQRCDEAWRGIGIIPDSGLDFKPEYSNFNAKNRFVVEVGEPRKTKCRCGEIIKGLIQPDQCPLFGKACKPANPVGPCMVSAEGSCSAYYQYMMEGSEW; encoded by the coding sequence ATGCTCGAAATTCTGAAGCAATCAAATAATCCCGCCATATGCAGGCCGCTTGTCGAAGCAGTTTTGGACAAAGCGAAAGAGTTTCAGCAGCTTTATGGGCGGAAGCCTGCTTTCATGGAGGTGTGCGGTTCCCATACGATGTCACTGGCAAGGACAGGCGTGAAACAAAGGCTAAAGGAGGCAGTCAATCTGATTTCCGGCCCTGGCTGCCCAGTCTGTGTGACCGACCAGAAATCAATTGATGCGATGATTGACCTATCTGAAAGAGAGGACCTGATCATCTGCACATTCGGGGATATGATGCGGGTACCGGGCACGAAAAGAACGCTTCAAGATGCGAAGATAGCCGGCAAGGATATCCGGATCCTCTATTCACCTATTGACGCTGTAAGGATTGCGGAAGAAAATCCTGAAAAAGAAGTCGTCTTTCTTGGAGTTGGATTTGAAACGACGATTCCGGTCCTCACTCTCATGGTAGGTGAAGCAGAAAAGCGGGGAGTCGAAAACTTTTCAATATGGATGACTACGAAACTGGTAGAACCGATCTTGCGTGCTTTACTCGATTCTGGGGAAGTCGCACTTGATGGTTTTCTTTTGCCTGGCCATGTATCAATTGTGCTTGGTGAAGAATCATATCGGTATCTTGCTGAGGATTACGATATTTCGGGGGTCATAGCTGGCTTTGAGACCGCGGAGCTTTTGCACGGAATTTACAAACTGATTGACCTTGCGATTCAAAATAAAAAAGAAATCGTGAATAATCATCCAGCTATTGTTACTAAAAAAGGAAATGTAGTTGCGCAACAGTGGATGGACAAGTATTTACAGCGTTGTGATGAAGCGTGGCGAGGGATTGGCATCATTCCAGACAGCGGCCTTGATTTCAAGCCTGAGTACAGCAATTTCAATGCGAAAAATAGGTTTGTTGTTGAAGTGGGGGAACCCCGGAAGACGAAATGCCGCTGTGGCGAAATTATTAAAGGACTGATCCAACCCGACCAATGCCCGCTGTTTGGAAAAGCATGCAAACCGGCCAATCCAGTCGGGCCATGCATGGTTTCAGCGGAAGGGAGCTGTTCCGCATACTATCAATATATGATGGAGGGAAGCGAATGGTAA